One Labrus mixtus chromosome 12, fLabMix1.1, whole genome shotgun sequence DNA segment encodes these proteins:
- the LOC132984564 gene encoding hydroperoxide isomerase ALOXE3-like gives MPEYKLEVTTGDMKHGGTFDHIHLTLFGKDGQSERTELDNFGIDFTTGKVGTYILKTSSSLGKLLLIKVEKDPFFILPEDEWFCSKIVVTTPEGDVLLFPCYRWISRGELVELRGGRAMKVFEDDHPLLIEHRKQELTSKKSFYQWKILSEGLSHINHFNSPSELPAEVRFSESKSTEVSKTQNIMGLELKIKGLLGSPEKWESIDDMKKIFWFKKTTMSEYVAEHWKEDDFFGYQFLNSVNPNVITSCSELPQNFPVTDEMVKQFLENGNSLQSEIEKGNIFLYDQRIMDGIPTRPYDGEPLHVAAGLCLLYLNPENKLKPIAIQLSQQPSDQSPIFLPSDLETDWLLAKMFIKNADAIDHQAVQHLMKTHFLSEAYAVATLRSFPVIHPIYKLLFPHFRYTLHINTGGRTSLFGPDGALSISSLGYDGMTALMRKSLSELTYSSLCLPDNITARGLDSIPNFYCRDDGLKLWKIINSFVKAVVEYYYPSDSEVKKDTELQEWISEIFTHGVLGNNASGFPSCFNTVEEVIKFITMVIFTATAQHAAVNSGQYDYNSWIPNASLLLHKPPPTAKGQSSMETILETLPDVGETVSFVAILWLLSEQYTDEVPLGAYPEERFDEPAVKRMIKEFQGELSYLDEEITARNSELEIPYTYLIPSQIENSVTI, from the exons ATGCCTGAGTACAAGCTGGAGGTGACAACAGGTGACATGAAACATGGAGGAACATTTGATCACATTCACCTCACCTTATTTGGAAAGGACGGGCAGAGTGAGAGAACCGAGCTGGACAACTTTGGTATCGACTTTACAACAGGGAAA GTGGGCACCTACATCCTGAAAACCAGTTCATCACTTGGTAAACTCCTGCTGATCAAGGTTGAAAAGGACCCCTTTTTTATTCTCCCAGAAGACGAGTGGTTCTGCTCCAAAATAGTGGTGACGACTCCGGAGGGGGACGTTCTTCTTTTCCCCTGTTACAGATGGATCTCCAGGGGGGAGCTGGTGGAgctgagaggagggagag cCATGAAGGTTTTTGAGGACGACCATCCCCTGCTGATTGAGCACCGGAAACAAGAGCTGACGTCGAAAAAAAGCTTCTACCA aTGGAAGATTTTGTCTGAAGGATTGTCCCACATCAACCATTTCAATAGTCCGTCAGAGCTCccagctgaggtccgcttctctGAGTCCAAATCGACAGAAGtcagcaaaacacaaaacataat GGGTTTGGAACTAAAGATCAAGGGGCTGCTGGGATCCCCTGAAAAATGGGAAAGCATTGatgatatgaaaaaaatattctggttcaaaaagacaacaatgtcag AGTACGTTGCAGAGCATTGGAAAGAAGACGACTTTTTTGGATACCAGTTCCTGAATTCTGTCAACCCAAACGTGATCACGAGCTGCTCAGAGCTTCCCCAAAACTTTCCCGTGACGGACGAGATGGTGAAGCAGTTCCTGGAAAATGGAAACTCTCTGCAGAGTGAAATCGAG AAAGGCAACATATTCCTCTATGATCAGAGGATAATGGATGGTATACCAACTAGACCCTATGATGGAGAACCTCTGCATGTTGCTGCTGGTCTCTGTTTGTTATACTTGAAccctgaaaacaaactgaagccCATTGCAATACAG CTGTCTCAACAACCGTCAGATCAGAGCCCCATCTTTCTGCCCAGTGACCTCGAGACAGATTGGCTGCTGGCCAAGATGTTTATCAAAAATGCAGATGCGATTGATCACCAAGCGGTCCAGCACCTCATGAAGACTCACTTTCTGTCGGAGGCCTATGCTGTAGCCACCCTCCGCAGCTTCCCAGTCATTCATCCCATCTACAAG CTGCTGTTTCCACACTTTCGGTACACTCTCCACATAAACACTGGAGGCCGAACATCTCTTTTTGGACCTGACGGGGCTTTAAGTATT AGTTCCCTTGGATATGACGGGATGACAGCGCTCATGAGAAAGTCTCTCTCTGAGCTGACCTacagctctctctgtctgccagaCAACATCACTGCACGAGGCCTGGACTCCATCCCCAATTTCTACTGCAGAGACGACGGCCTGAAGTTGTGGAAAATCATCAACAG CTTTGTAAAGGCAGTCGTGGAGTACTACTACCCATCAGACAGTGAGgtcaaaaaagacacagaactGCAGGAATGGATAAGTGAGATATTCACACATGGCGTCTTAGGAAACAACGCCTCAG GGTTTCCATCTTGCTTTAATACTGTTGAAGAAGTGATCAAGTTTATCACCATGGTGATCTTCACAGCTACAGCTCAACATGCTGCAGTCAATAGTGGACAG taTGACTACAACTCGTGGATACCCAATGCCTCACTCCTGCTGCACAAACCTCCTCCGACCGCTAAGGGTCAGTCAAGCATGGAGACTATTTTGGAGACCCTTCCAGATGTTGGAGAGACTGTCAGCTTTGTCGCAATACTGTGGCTGCTTTCAGAGCAATACACTGACGAG GTTCCCTTGGGTGCTTATCCAGAAGAACGGTTCGATGAACCTGCTGTTAAGAGGATGATTAAAGAATTTCAGGGGGAGTTGTCCTACCTCGATGAGGAAATCACAGCAAGAAACTCAGAGCTTGAAATACCTTACACATATCTGATCCCTAGTCAGATAGAAAACAGTGTAACTATTTAG
- the LOC132984947 gene encoding F-box only protein 30-like, protein MEEDHVHCMSCVIQRCMVKPEPGISCDLISCPLVCGAVFHSCKAEEHHLLCPLVRVPCLNGGYGCPASLQRNQMYAHLEVCPAGVVCCTMEWNRWPVSCLDYMSYESLSRGVEEAEQLDMALALQDQRTLLESLKVIAMTPTAERELPVPGASTFIESPTQSLSPNQPEAPPPGSVKEKIASGINGLNEEHFGKLYEATVETARSLCAALDFVSMANSVDSSTVCADRGAALQKISNGDLQNGLEDRTAITTEGLNLKDLEEQSVCSSCLIENGAPREADLKILNTANRSLSEAAAICPEADCPGEVQEDLNASVTPPMIAPVHVSQGVAQRAGHVVLEDRGVVLLESHMQERKYHNYQFFRGLGPCSLPNGRIGFFPDRSLHRVRPKMEDKSVDTSDLEQEDDPMGLGEIDLITAALLFCLEESRECRRISDTVYVDGFRVDFGTQTFTFPAAILVTNTRVGDMASAPACDHAAPQLPYPSPFCTLRLGLVLEALEVEAVPHNRYLPPKPRYQHMFPFVCAQSFRRDQFSSHFTNVHGDIHAGLNGWMEHRCPLAYYGCTFSQRRFYPSTHGAKVVHDKHLRSFGVQPCPRAKLPTDSKSDQISGLPIEILWHIAGFLDSFSLCQLSLVSRTMREVCASLLQTRGIVELQWERRQGPGAPGTVSWQIKDRVWRFTTAFSPVLSWGFTDLPSMSDHLKKCPFNIVEHKTEPVPLPAMCSARDGHSLRRVLRHVNH, encoded by the exons ATGGAGGAGGACCATGTCCACTGCATGTCCTGTGTTATCCAGAGATGCATGGTGAAACCTGAGCCAGGCATTAGTTGTGATCTTATCTCCTGTCCTCTGGTGTGTGGCGCTGTATTTCACTCCTGCAAAGCTGAAGAGCACCACCTTTTGTGCCCACTGGTGAGGGTCCCGTGCCTAAACGGTGGCTATGGCTGCCCCGCCAGCCTGCAGCGCAATCAAATGTACGCACACCTCGAGGTGTGTCCAGCTGGAGTGGTGTGCTGCACTATGGAGTGGAACAGATGGCCTGTGAGCTGCCTGGACTATATGTCCTATGAGAGCCTGAGCCGCGGGGTGGAGGAAGCAGAGCAGCTAGACATGGCACTTGCTCTTCAGGACCAGCGTACATTACTGGAGTCCCTTAAGGTGATTGCTATGACACCTACCGCAGAGAGAGAGCTGCCTGTTCCTGGAGCCTCTACCTTTATTGAGTCACCTACTCAGTCATTATCCCCCAATCAGCCTGAAGCTCCCCCACCAGGCTCTGTAAAGGAGAAAATAGCTAGTGGAATTAATGGCTTGAACGAGGAGCACTTTGGTAAACTTTACGAGGCCACAGTCGAGACTGCGAGAAGCTTATGCGCTGCTTTAGACTTTGTAAGCATGGCCAACTCTGTTGACAGCAGCacagtgtgtgcagacaggggagCTGCTTTGCAGAAGATTAGTAATGGAGATCTTCAGAATGGACTGGAAGACAGAACAGCCATAACCACTGAAGGACTGAATTTAAAAGACCTGGAAGAGCAAAGTGTTTGTTCCAGCTGTTTAATAGAAAACGGGGCTCCAAGAGAAGCAGATCTTAAGATTTTAAACACAGCAAATAGATCGCTTTCAGAAGCAGCGGCGATCTGTCCGGAAGCAGACTGTCCTGGTGAGGTGCAAGAAGACTTGAATGCTAGTGTTACTCCTCCAATGATAGCTCCAGTTCACGTCAGCCAGGGTGTGGCACAGAGGGCCGGTCATGTGGTGCTGGAAGATAGAGGAGTCGTTCTTTTAGAAAGCCACATGCAAGAGCGCAAGTATCACAACTACCAGTTCTTTAGGGGCCTGGGCCCTTGTTCCTTACCAAATGGACGGATAGGTTTCTTCCCAGACAGGTCACTTCATAGAGTACGACCCAAAATGGAAGACAAATCAGTGGATACCTCAGACCTGGAGCAGGAGGATGATCCCATGGGTCTTGGGGAGATAGATCTGATCACAGCAGCCTTGCTCTTCTGTTTAGAAGAGTCCAGAGAGTGCAGAAGGATCTCTGATACGGTCTACGTCGATGGCTTTCGTGTTGACTTTGGCACGCAGACTTTTACTTTCCCTGCCGCCATCTTGGTAACAAACACGAGAGTGGGCGACATGGCCTCTGCGCCTGCCTGTGACCACGCCGCCCCCCAGCTCCCTTACCCCAGCCCCTTCTGCACTCTTCGCCTTGGCCTTGTCCTGGAAGCTCTGGAGGTGGAGGCAGTCCCACATAACCGTTACCTCCCTCCTAAGCCTCGCTATCAGCACATGTTCCCATTCGTCTGTGCTCAGTCATTCCGTCGGGACCAATTCTCATCCCACTTCACAAACGTACACGGGGACATTCATGCCGGCCTCAACGGTTGGATGGAGCACCGCTGCCCCCTGGCTTATTACGGCTGCACTTTTTCCCAGCGGAGGTTTTACCCATCCACCCACGGAGCAAAAGTGGTTCACGACAAGCACCTCAGGTCCTTTGGGGTTCAGCCTTGCCCTAGGGCCAAACTTCCTACTGACTCAAAGTCTGACCAAATAAGTGGGCTTCCCATTGAGATTCTGTGGCACATAGCTGGGTTTCTGGACAGTTTCAGCCTCTGTCAGCTGTCGCTAGTGTCACGGACTATGAGGGAGGTGTGTGCCAGTCTGCTGCAGACCAGAGGCATAGTGGAGCTTCAGTGGGAGCGGAGACAAGGTCCTGGTGCTCCTGGCACTGTGTCATGGCAGATCAAAGACAGA GTGTGGAGATTCACCACTGCCTTCAGTCCGGTGTTGTCGTGGGGTTTCACCGACCTCCCCAGCATGTCGGACCACCTAAAAAAGTGCCCCTTCAACATAGTGGAACATAAGACGGAGCCTGTACCTCTTCCTGCCATGTGCAGCGCACGAGACGGACACTCGCTGCGCCGCGTCCTGCGTCACGTGAACCACTGA
- the epm2a gene encoding laforin — translation MLFRFGVILTPETSDVKVFVLGSREEMGQWDPSRAVQMKASQKQVSTHEPCLWIGEVQLTEPCRDTLWFKFVKRVRGTFIWEGSGPSHDRCCAFDESNVVDGVYCNPIGHWIEETGHTDEMKHTTSFYFGVAGQKAMHFSRVLPRVWLGSCPRQVEHVKIKMKHELGITAVMNFQTERDVVNNSSGCRRDPEEVMTTETMMHLYKDCGLVYVWIPTADMSTEGRIRMLPQAVFLLHGLLENGHTVYVHCNAGVGRSTAAVCGLLMYVLGWSLRKVQYFVAAQRPAVYIDEEALIQAQADFMQKFGQLRSTISYLET, via the exons ATGTTATTTAGATTCGGCGTCATTCTCACTCCGGAGACCTCGGATGTCAAGGTGTTCGTGTTGGGCTCGCGCGAGGAAATGGGCCAATGGGACCCGAGCAGAGCGGTCCAAATGAAAGCCTCACAGAAGCAGGTGTCAACTCATGAACCTTGTCTGTGGATAGGAGAGGTGCAGCTGACAGAGCCGTGCAGAGACACGCTGTGGTTCAAGTTCGTCAAAAGAGTCAGAGGGACTTTTATCTGGGAAG GCAGTGGTCCGAGCCATGATAGATGTTGTGCATTTGATGAGAGTAATGTGGTGGATGGCGTTTACTGCAACCCCATTGGCCACTGGATAGAGGAAACGGGACACACGGATGAAATGAAACACACCACAAGTTTTTACTTCGGTGTGGCTGGTCAGAAGGCCATGCATTTCTCCAG GGTGCTGCCTCGTGTTTGGCTGGGCAGCTGTCCTCGACAGGTGGAACACGTGAAGATAAAGATGAAGCATGAGTTGGGCATTACTGCAGTGATGAACTTCCAGACAGAGCGGGACGTGGTGAACAACTCAAGTGGCTGCAGGCGTGACCCTGAGGAAGTCATGACCACTGAGACCATGATGCACCTGTACAAAGACTGTGGCCTGGTGTACGTGTGGATACCCACAGCCGATATGAGCACTGAGG GCCGAATCAGGATGCTTCCTCAGGCTGTGTTCTTGCTTCACGGCCTCCTGGAGAATGGTCACACAGTCTACGTTCACTGTAACGCTGGAGTGGGCAGGTCGACGGCTGCTGTGTGTGGCCTGCTCATGTACGTCCTGGGCTGGAGCCTGAGGAAGGTGCAGTACTTTGTAGCAGCTCAAAGGCCTGCTGTGTACATAGACGAGGAGGCTTTAATCCAGGCTCAAGCCGACTTCATGCAGAAGTTTGGTCAGTTACGATCAACCATCTCTTACCTGGAGACATGA